Proteins co-encoded in one Juglans regia cultivar Chandler chromosome 16, Walnut 2.0, whole genome shotgun sequence genomic window:
- the LOC109003256 gene encoding metacaspase-3-like isoform X2 has product MPERTDNQVLINKQKSSSTITSTTHAASRPNTDSSSQDIKRPSPVEAPAVGRKRALLCGVTYNSAGENIISRLEGPLNDVKEIKEMLIKHLGYTEECIRVLTDQEDNKNKSTIPTKEGSKSGDSLVFFFSGHCVQCGVRHDEVPHGHSENNMLIVNRTRSTETHDHVCLVDCTGKGMIPNSYINSTIVRPLKEGVTLHAIVDACHSGSILDLNYKYEQQSNDKGRWMDLSKAEKGTSGGLAICLSACRDNETAPETNANSIGKGPAETMGAMTYHLIQNIVTSNHPANVTYEYILKKMHELRTVRNAHMDKTNYQKMSNLLRAFSESRKIKEPVLSSSLNFDVSLQKFLL; this is encoded by the exons ATGCCTGAAAGGAC TGATAATCAGGTACTGATCAATAAGCAGAAGTCAAGCAGTACTATTACTAGTACTACTCATGCAGCCAGCCGGCCAAATACTGATTCTTCTTCGCAAGATATTAAGCGGCCATCTCCTGTAGAGGCACCGGCCGTCGGAAGGAAGCGAGCACTTCTTTGTGGGGTTACTTACAACAGCGCCGGGGAGAATATAATAAGTCGCCTCGAAGGACCTCTCAATGATgtgaaggaaataaaagaaatgttgattAAGCACTTAGGTTATACTGAGGAGTGTATTCGCGTCCTCACAG ATCAAGaagacaacaaaaataaatcaactaTTCCAACGAAGGAGGGTTCAAAGTCTGGAGACTCGTTGGTGTTCTTCTTTTCTGGACATTGCGTACAATGCGGAGTACGACATGATGAAGTACCTCATGGTCATTCCGAAAACAACATGCTGATCGTCAATCGTACTAGGTCTACTGAAACTCATGACCATGTCTGTTTGGTTGATTGCACGGGAAAAGGTATGATCCCAAATAGTTACATAAATTCCACCATTGTACGGCCGCTCAAGGAGGGTGTCACACTTCATGCAATTGTGGATGCTTGTCATAGTGGAAGCATTCTTGATTTAAACTACAAATACGAGCAACAAAG TAATGATAAGGGACGTTGGATGGATCTATCAAAAGCAGAGAAAGGTACAAGTGGAGGATTGGCAATTTGTCTGAGTGCTTGTAGAGATAATGAGACGGCTCCCGAAAccaat GCTAACTCCATCGGAAAGGGACCGGCCGAAACCATGGGAGCAATGACCTATCATTTGATCCAAAATATTGTTACGTCGAACCATCCTGCAAACGTAACATACGAATATATACTCAAAAAAATGCACGAATTACGTACTGTTAGGAATGCCCACATGGACAAGACCAATTACCAGAAAATGAGCAATCTCCTACGGGCCTTTTCtgaaagcagaaaaataaag GAACCTGTGCTATCATCGTCTCTTAATTTCGACGTTTCCTTACAGAAATTCTTGCTGTAG
- the LOC109003252 gene encoding probable protein phosphatase 2C 9 → MDSLCCFGSVSQVGGRSSCGSGKGKSHQSPVKYGFSLVKGKANHPMEDYHVAKFVHLQGHELGLFAIYDGHLGDSVPAYLQKHLFPNILKDEEFWTDINRSVTKAYERTDQAILSHSPDLGRGGSTAVTAILINGQKLCIANVGDSRAVLSRRGQAIQMTTDHEPNTERGIIENKGGFVSNMPGDVARVNGQLAVSRAFGDKNLKSHLRSDPDIQNANIDSDTDLLILASDGLWKVMANQEAVDIAKKIKNPQKAAKQLAAEALKRDSKDDISCIVVRFKG, encoded by the exons ATGGATAGTTTGTGTTGCTTCGGTTCTGTGTCTCAG GTTGGAGGACGTTCTTCATGTGGCTCTGGCAAGGGCAAGAGCCATCAGAGCCCAGTCAAGTATGGCTTTAGCCTAGTTAAGGGGAAAGCAAATCATCCCATGGAGGATTACCACGTTGCAAAGTTTGTACACTTACAAGGACACGAGCTTGGGCTTTTTGCTATATATGATGGGCATTTGGGAGATAGCGTACCTGCATATCTACAAAAGCATCTGTTTCCCAATATCTTAAAGGAT GAGGAGTTTTGGACCGATATCAACAGGTCCGTTACTAAAGCCTATGAGAGAACAGACCAAGCAATTCTCTCGCACAGTCCCGACTTGGGGCGAGGTGGATCCACTGCAGTCACCGCAATTCTAATAAATGGTCAGAAGTTATGCATAGCAAATGTTGGAGATTCACGAGCGGTTCTTTCAAGGAGGGGGCAGGCAATACAGATGACCACCGATCATGAGCCCAACACTGAGCGAGGCATCATTGAGAACAAAGGCGgctttgtctcaaatatgccaG GGGATGTTGCAAGAGTGAACGGCCAGCTAGCAGTTTCTCGAGCTTTCGGAGACAAGAACCTCAAATCCCATTTGCGATCTGATCCAGATATACAAAATGCTAATATTGACTCAGATACTGATCTTCTCATACTTGCGAGTGACGGTTTATGGAAG GTCATGGCTAATCAAGAGGCAGTTGATATTGCAAAGAAGATCAAGAATCCACAGAAGGCAGCCAAGCAACTAGCTGCTGAGGCATTGAAAAGAGACAGTAAGGATGACATCTCCTGCATTGTAGTCCGTTTCAAAGGGTGa
- the LOC109003256 gene encoding metacaspase-1-like isoform X1: MPERTDNQVLINKQKSSSTITSTTHAASRPNTDSSSQDIKRPSPVEAPAVGRKRALLCGVTYNSAGENIISRLEGPLNDVKEIKEMLIKHLGYTEECIRVLTDQEDNKNKSTIPTKEGSKSGDSLVFFFSGHCVQCGVRHDEVPHGHSENNMLIVNRTRSTETHDHVCLVDCTGKGMIPNSYINSTIVRPLKEGVTLHAIVDACHSGSILDLNYKYEQQRAACSNDKGRWMDLSKAEKGTSGGLAICLSACRDNETAPETNANSIGKGPAETMGAMTYHLIQNIVTSNHPANVTYEYILKKMHELRTVRNAHMDKTNYQKMSNLLRAFSESRKIKEPVLSSSLNFDVSLQKFLL; this comes from the exons ATGCCTGAAAGGAC TGATAATCAGGTACTGATCAATAAGCAGAAGTCAAGCAGTACTATTACTAGTACTACTCATGCAGCCAGCCGGCCAAATACTGATTCTTCTTCGCAAGATATTAAGCGGCCATCTCCTGTAGAGGCACCGGCCGTCGGAAGGAAGCGAGCACTTCTTTGTGGGGTTACTTACAACAGCGCCGGGGAGAATATAATAAGTCGCCTCGAAGGACCTCTCAATGATgtgaaggaaataaaagaaatgttgattAAGCACTTAGGTTATACTGAGGAGTGTATTCGCGTCCTCACAG ATCAAGaagacaacaaaaataaatcaactaTTCCAACGAAGGAGGGTTCAAAGTCTGGAGACTCGTTGGTGTTCTTCTTTTCTGGACATTGCGTACAATGCGGAGTACGACATGATGAAGTACCTCATGGTCATTCCGAAAACAACATGCTGATCGTCAATCGTACTAGGTCTACTGAAACTCATGACCATGTCTGTTTGGTTGATTGCACGGGAAAAGGTATGATCCCAAATAGTTACATAAATTCCACCATTGTACGGCCGCTCAAGGAGGGTGTCACACTTCATGCAATTGTGGATGCTTGTCATAGTGGAAGCATTCTTGATTTAAACTACAAATACGAGCAACAAAG AGCTGCATGCAGTAATGATAAGGGACGTTGGATGGATCTATCAAAAGCAGAGAAAGGTACAAGTGGAGGATTGGCAATTTGTCTGAGTGCTTGTAGAGATAATGAGACGGCTCCCGAAAccaat GCTAACTCCATCGGAAAGGGACCGGCCGAAACCATGGGAGCAATGACCTATCATTTGATCCAAAATATTGTTACGTCGAACCATCCTGCAAACGTAACATACGAATATATACTCAAAAAAATGCACGAATTACGTACTGTTAGGAATGCCCACATGGACAAGACCAATTACCAGAAAATGAGCAATCTCCTACGGGCCTTTTCtgaaagcagaaaaataaag GAACCTGTGCTATCATCGTCTCTTAATTTCGACGTTTCCTTACAGAAATTCTTGCTGTAG
- the LOC109003253 gene encoding metacaspase-1-like: protein MERTATCSRCHKQYLLPKHSESSIRCRECTKAVTRISTSSSGCSHLGWHFIQSVLYSKPDLRTSRNVSKELQKNKQKSSSSSSGTSTAASQIYSSSLDIKPAPSVSSAEAPRGRPKRALLCGVTHRNKTYSLSGTINDVRNMKNLLIQHFGYPRECIRILTEEDEGSDFTPTKKNIKDSLKWLVEGSESGDLLVFYYSGHGLQQPDDVTNEELDGFDETICPVDFMQEGMILDDEIHSTIVRPLKEGVTLHAIVDACHSGTILDLDYTYDLQRKDWKSNRPPSKLADNSTSGTSTGLAICLSACGDDQMTSDTDAFSKKEMNGAMTSILIQMVGKDSEITYEVLLNKMHDFIQQVNNKSMILNSRFLQRIFHRTKLEDPLLSSSQKFEVSTKKFLQ from the exons ATGGAAAGAACAGCCACATGCAGTAGGTGCCATAAACAGTATTTATTGCCCAAGCACTCAGAAAGTAGTATTCGTTGCAGAGAATGCACTAAAGCCGTTACAAGAATAAGCACATCGTCAAGTGGATGCAGCCACCTAGGATGGCATTTCATACAGTCAGTACTATACTCGAAGCCTGATCTTCGGACATCTAGAAATGTTAGTAAAGAGTTACAGAAGAATAAGCAAAAATCAAGCAGCAGTAGTAGTGGTACAAGTACTGCAGCCAGCCAAATTTATTCTTCTTCGCTTGATATTAAGCCAGCTCCTTCAGTTTCTTCTGCAGAGGCACCCCGCGGAAGGCCGAAGCGAGCACTTCTTTGTGGGGTTACTCACCGTAATAAGACATACAGCCTCAGCGGAACTATTAATGATGtgagaaacatgaaaaatttgTTGATTCAACACTTTGGTTATCCTCGGGAGTGTATTCGCATCCTCACag aagaagatgaaggaagtgattttaCTCCAACTAAGAAGAATATAAAAGACTCCTTAAAATGGCTTGTGGAGGGTTCAGAGTCTGGAGATTTACTGGTGTTCTACTACTCCGGACATGGCTTACAACAACCTGATGATGTCACAAACGAAGAGCTCGATGGGTTTGATGAAACAATCTGTCCGGTTGACTTTATGCAAGAGGGGATGATCCTTGATGACGAGATACATTCCACCATAGTTCGGCCGCTCAAGGAGGGCGTCACACTTCATGCAATTGTCGATGCTTGTCATAGTGGAACCATTCTTGATCTAGACTACACATACGACCTACAGAG GAAGGACTGGAAAAGCAACAGACCTCCATCAAAATTAGCAGACAATAGTACAAGCGGTACTAGTACTGGATTGGCAATTTGTCTCAGTGCTTGTGGAGATGATCAGATGACTTCCGATACCGAT GCTTTCTcgaaaaaggaaatgaatggtGCAATGACCTCTATTTTGATCCAAATGGTTGGGAAGGATTCTGAAATAACATACGAAGTTCTACTCAACAAAATGCACGACTTTATTCAACAAGTTAACAATAAAAGCATGATCCTCAATTCGAGGTTCTTACAGAGGATTTTTCATCGCACAAAATTAGAG GATCCTCTGCTATCATCGTCTCAGAAATTCGAGGTTTCCACAAAGAAGTTTTTGCAGTAG
- the LOC109003255 gene encoding uncharacterized protein LOC109003255 encodes MGMMEGSPTTIAPLLLRNLLTSIFIHADNSLLSLSQKYKSLQVIRYTLFSSFLFLSRILPSFFPSLNPFNLEDSFHKPTKKTDNYVPASGAGDSGIARALSQLLSLVNEIPVSSRKYEVVRSLAERLIDENNREDLDALREVNRTALSSAFARTLGQLEAALVDGGQERAGSDGGSMSGRVEHGVSRVLRAVRVLGNVVRSRAGRSTEGMSGSEDTSAEKLAAELLWLAQKLAACGCAEEAVRRWASAPNLAWLALWAEPRLQGSLVKISAFLFQQVKDLGVDETEEVKKEQHRQTKIMMLMSWLPLLCRASNGTDVPVLSIRERAELETVLEETIELLEQQEQEQVFSLWLHHFTHCPSSDWPNLHASYTRWCNASRRLLVLH; translated from the exons ATGGGCATGATGGAAGGTTCTCCCACCACCATAGCTCCCCTACTCCTCCGAAACCTATTAACCTCCATTTTTATCCACGCCGATAATTCCCTTCTAAGTTTATCCCAGAAATATAAATCTCTCCAAGTTATTCGCTATACTctattctcttcctttcttttcctttcacgtattcttccctctttctttccttctctcaaTCCTTTTAATCTCGAAGACTCTTTTCATAAACCCACCAAAAAAACTGATAACTACGTGCCCGCTTCTGGTGCCGGCGATTCCGGTATCGCTCGAGCACTTTCGCAGCTTTTGTCCCTTGTTAATGAAATCCCCGTCAGCTCTAGGAAGTATGAAGTTGTTCGGTCTTTAGCGGAGAGGCTCATTGACGAGAACAACAGGGAGGATCTCGACGCTTTGCGGGAGGTCAACCGTACGGCTCTTTCGTCTGCTTTTGCGAGGACTCTTGGACAGCTCGAAGCCGCCTTGGTTGACGGAGGGCAGGAGCGGGCCGGCAGCGATGGCGGTTCGATGTCCGGACGGGTTGAGCACGGGGTGAGCCGCGTTTTAAGGGCGGTTCGTGTTCTTGGGAATGTGGTGAGAAGCCGAGCTGGAAGGTCGACGGAGGGGATGAGCGGGTCGGAGGACACTTCGGCCGAGAAGCTGGCGGCTGAGCTGCTATGGTTGGCTCAGAAGTTGGCAGCTTGTGGGTGCGCGGAAGAAGCTGTTCGGAGATGGGCAAGTGCTCCTAATTTGGCTTGGCTGGCTCTTTGGGCTGAGCCGCGGCTGCAGGGTTCCCTCGTCAAGATATCAG CATTCTTGTTCCAGCAAGTCAAAGATCTGGGAGTGGACGAAACTGAAGAAGTCAAGAAAGAGCAGCATAGGCAGACAAAGATTATGATGCTGATGTCGTGGCTACCACTGCTATGTAGAGCAAGCAATGGCACGGATGTCCCTGTTCTGAGCATCCGCGAGAGAGCCGAACTGGAGACTGTATTGGAGGAGACCATAGAGCTTTTGGAGCAGCAGGAGCAGGAGCAGGTTTTCTCTCTGTGGCTCCACCACTTCACGCATTGCCCCTCCTCCGACTGGCCAAATCTCCACGCCTCCTATACTCGCTGGTGCAATGCTTCTCGAAGGCTCCTTGTCCTCCATTGA